Part of the Planococcus plakortidis genome is shown below.
TGGTCGACCGAGTCGGAACTGCCGTCCATCATCACTTTCAAGAGCGAACGCGCCCAGCCGTAATGGAACCACGCCCGCCAGCCGGTCACTTCCACTTCGCGCTGCGCTTCCCCGGTACCGAGCGACACGAGCAGGAACTCTTCTTCTTCGTCGCCGTACAGTTCGAGCCCCTCGGTATAGGCGCTGAGCCCGGGGTCATTTGCGAACACGCCGCCGTCGATGAACGCCGCTTCCGGATAGCCCGGGACTTTCGCCGGCGCGAAATAGCTGGGCGCTGCGGTCGCGGCACGGATGATGTGGCGGATTTCGCTGTCGGGCTGCCGGTCATCCAAGTTGATGACGGTACTTTTGAAGAAATGCGCATTGCGCCCGTGGATATCGTAGCTCGGGATGACCGCCGGCTGGAGCAGGTCGGAAAGTTTCAAGTCGCTGAAGTAATGCTTGAGCACTTGCTCGAATTCGCGGTGGCTGTACTGGGTGTGGAGGAAACGCCCGACGACGCCGAATGCGCGGTGCAGGAAGGATTTACGGAACATGCGCTCGGCTTCGGTTTCATAGAGGCCGTGGATGTCGTTCGCCGTATAGCGCGGCTTCTTGCCTTCGGGGACGAGGAGGCCGAGCGCCAGGATCGCGCCCGTCGAGGTGCCGACGAAGATATCGAATTGTTTGGAGACGGGTTTACCCGTCCGCCGCTCGAGTTCACAGAGCATCATGGCCGGCAAAATCCCCCGTATGCCCCCGCCATCGATCGATAGAATCTTCTTCATAAGGACAGCCTCCTTCTTTAGATATGTATTTCGTTTCTTCTATAAATAATCAACTCATCGAGAATTGCTTGAGCAACACTTGTAATAGGCCGTTCTATGGTACACATGAAATCGTCCGGTACAGCAGCGCTTGGCGCTTTGGGCATGGCTTTCGTGAGGAGCCCGGAAAACCACCGGTCTCCCCACTTCGCCTAGCCCTTGGACGCGCCGGCGCTCGGGTCGGTTCATTGTGAGATGGGTGGAGCGGTTGGATTCCATTGTTTTTAGTTCGTGGTGATGCGTAGAATGCG
Proteins encoded:
- a CDS encoding patatin-like phospholipase family protein, whose product is MKKILSIDGGGIRGILPAMMLCELERRTGKPVSKQFDIFVGTSTGAILALGLLVPEGKKPRYTANDIHGLYETEAERMFRKSFLHRAFGVVGRFLHTQYSHREFEQVLKHYFSDLKLSDLLQPAVIPSYDIHGRNAHFFKSTVINLDDRQPDSEIRHIIRAATAAPSYFAPAKVPGYPEAAFIDGGVFANDPGLSAYTEGLELYGDEEEEFLLVSLGTGEAQREVEVTGWRAWFHYGWARSLLKVMMDGSSDSVDHQLRHLLKSGGNDQRYFRFQEKLPADDSGIEQLDRVTPENLARLRQVGQRMIDRQSAELDRLCRLL